Proteins from a genomic interval of Symmachiella macrocystis:
- a CDS encoding type III secretion system chaperone, translating to MKINVSKFVALTACLALFCAIGQKPLAAADTPASGQLTQESLGNLLKALGLKPKTLETRYDFKFQANHEEAWVLSMSAVLSNDGETVWIMAWLDELPSSPREIPRVALLRLLHDNDKMGGGKFFSFIPGNRRFVLQRVVANRGMSTKKFRGLLTDLGKTVAETHGHWNVASWTDAPESSAPAAKQAAASSTDNKPAKATPASGTRTRTATKRPTTKK from the coding sequence ATGAAGATCAACGTAAGCAAATTCGTAGCCCTCACGGCCTGTTTGGCATTGTTCTGTGCGATCGGACAAAAGCCGCTCGCAGCCGCCGATACTCCCGCCAGCGGACAGCTCACGCAAGAGTCCTTGGGAAATCTGCTCAAAGCACTCGGACTAAAACCGAAGACCCTCGAAACACGCTACGACTTCAAATTCCAAGCCAATCACGAAGAAGCATGGGTCCTGTCCATGTCAGCTGTGCTCAGCAATGACGGTGAGACGGTCTGGATCATGGCTTGGCTCGACGAACTGCCCAGCTCGCCCCGCGAAATTCCCCGCGTCGCCTTGCTGCGATTGCTGCACGATAACGACAAAATGGGCGGCGGAAAATTCTTCTCCTTCATCCCCGGCAACCGACGCTTCGTATTGCAACGCGTGGTTGCCAACCGCGGCATGTCCACCAAAAAGTTCCGCGGACTGCTGACCGACTTAGGCAAGACGGTCGCCGAAACTCACGGCCACTGGAACGTTGCTTCCTGGACCGATGCCCCGGAATCTTCCGCACCGGCTGCCAAGCAAGCCGCCGCGTCCTCGACGGACAATAAGCCCGCCAAAGCGACGCCCGCATCCGGAACCCGGACACGCACTGCGACCAAACGCCCGACCACCAAAAAGTAA
- a CDS encoding serine/threonine-protein kinase: protein MPDSPQPNDPSERPEPDVGPTRALPNLSNTGVFAQNGGAGGQFQDLTEQTLGEFRVLRRIGRGGMAEVYLAQQTSLNRNVALKVLRPDLVSDETHVKRFRTEALAVAGLNHPNIIQVFSVGTENGFEYIAQEYVQGYNLRQYLVRKGPPDLPMALHIMKQVASALSASAQAGIVHRDIKPENIMVTPKGRVKVADFGLAQLTLQGERVNLTQVGITMGTPLYMSPEQVNGSNVGHQSDLYSFGVTAYHMLAGSPPFRGETAVSVAVQHIKGEATPLEQSRPDLPILLCRIVHKLMAKELTDRYRTANAVLKDLKRVVEEQDNEHPLRGEAAMPTVEVGPQPSSTLSTISLPVQSLVRLPDRPLHNQLKPLLYAAAALFLLGFGAGWLALPADPLKTYEVIPDPDVPLQNTVQEQVFYALKLGKSETAWKAVIENFEDELYYHDVANRRLALLYLDEAKYSEAEAIFQDFIEAPASEPEKQAFGYAGKVLLLNEQGKFEESLQEFLKHLAPSDSKSMVDDLDDGEMRKRLRAAVNLNLSKLNKPPEDKLKPFLNDAPEGPDEGAPAP from the coding sequence ATGCCAGACTCACCGCAGCCCAATGACCCGTCAGAACGACCTGAGCCTGATGTTGGGCCGACGCGCGCCTTGCCGAATCTCAGCAACACAGGAGTCTTTGCGCAAAACGGCGGAGCGGGTGGCCAATTCCAGGATCTGACCGAGCAGACGCTGGGGGAGTTTCGCGTCCTAAGGCGAATTGGCCGCGGCGGCATGGCGGAGGTCTACCTTGCCCAACAGACCTCGCTGAATCGGAACGTCGCCTTAAAAGTCCTGCGCCCCGATTTGGTCTCCGATGAAACGCACGTCAAGCGATTTCGCACCGAAGCCTTGGCCGTAGCAGGCTTGAATCATCCGAATATCATTCAAGTCTTCTCCGTGGGCACGGAAAACGGTTTCGAGTATATCGCGCAGGAATACGTCCAAGGCTACAATCTGCGGCAATATCTGGTCCGCAAGGGGCCGCCCGATCTCCCGATGGCGCTGCACATCATGAAACAGGTCGCGTCGGCGCTTTCGGCGTCAGCCCAAGCGGGAATCGTGCATCGCGACATCAAACCCGAAAATATTATGGTGACCCCCAAAGGACGGGTCAAAGTCGCCGACTTCGGACTGGCACAATTGACGCTGCAAGGCGAACGGGTGAACCTGACGCAAGTCGGCATCACCATGGGAACGCCGCTGTACATGAGTCCCGAACAGGTCAACGGCAGCAACGTCGGCCACCAAAGTGATCTCTATTCCTTTGGCGTGACCGCCTATCACATGTTGGCCGGTTCGCCGCCGTTTCGCGGAGAAACCGCCGTGAGCGTGGCGGTGCAACACATCAAAGGCGAGGCCACACCACTGGAGCAATCGCGGCCGGACTTGCCCATACTGCTGTGTCGTATCGTTCATAAATTGATGGCCAAGGAACTGACAGACCGGTATCGCACGGCTAATGCGGTGCTGAAAGATCTCAAACGCGTGGTGGAGGAACAGGACAACGAACATCCACTGCGGGGCGAGGCGGCGATGCCCACCGTTGAAGTCGGTCCGCAACCCTCTTCGACGCTCTCCACAATCTCGCTACCGGTCCAATCGCTCGTCCGACTCCCCGACCGTCCGCTGCATAACCAACTGAAACCACTGCTCTACGCAGCAGCGGCGCTGTTTCTGCTCGGTTTCGGCGCAGGCTGGTTGGCCCTGCCAGCCGACCCGCTGAAGACCTACGAAGTCATCCCGGATCCTGACGTACCTCTCCAAAACACCGTCCAGGAACAGGTTTTCTATGCCCTCAAATTGGGTAAGTCGGAAACTGCCTGGAAAGCGGTGATCGAAAACTTTGAGGACGAACTGTACTATCACGATGTCGCCAATCGACGTTTGGCGCTGCTCTATCTTGATGAAGCAAAGTACTCCGAAGCGGAGGCGATCTTTCAGGACTTCATCGAAGCCCCGGCATCTGAACCGGAAAAACAAGCGTTCGGCTATGCCGGCAAGGTGCTGTTGCTCAACGAACAAGGCAAATTTGAGGAATCGCTACAAGAATTCCTCAAGCACCTGGCTCCGTCCGATTCAAAGTCGATGGTCGATGATCTGGACGACGGCGAGATGCGAAAGAGGCTTCGGGCAGCGGTCAATCTCAACTTGTCCAAGTTGAACAAACCTCCTGAGGACAAGTTGAAACCATTTTTGAACGACGCGCCCGAAGGGCCGGATGAGGGAGCACCCGCCCCGTAA
- a CDS encoding alpha/beta hydrolase family protein, with protein MALRLFAVVCSWLLVVGITTTAAAQVLPGTEPLTIAEPLDEVMVDGIDRFALRALADSVAGRAAHWNRDYSSEAAYLKSVAKNRAGFRTIIGAVDERPRPLGIELIASTTDAAVVAETDTYQILAVRWPALRGVYGEGLLLQPKSKPLARVIALPDADWTPEMFIGLAKGVDVPARSPLQLVASGCQVLIPTLISRADTFSGNPNIRMTNQTHREWIYRQAFEMGRHVIGYEVQKVMAAVDQFERMNEMENVDLPIGVLGVGEGGLLALHSGAADTRIDAVLVSGYFEAREEVWQEPIYRNVWSQLSEFGDAELAGLIAPRSLTIEAAAVPEVAGPPEPTAGRSGGAAPGAIEICTLAHVRKEVDRAAVQYDKLNATDKFFFTSSREGDGPSGTPAALAPFLNGLSIEKLNPPAAPATADRRRLFDPQTRQQQQVAQLVEFTQELSRRSSSVRDKFWSQADRSSIESWEKTAEFYRQYVWDELIGKIPPPDMPLHPRTRQIFDTPGYTGYEVVLDVYPDVIAAGILLLPKNLKEGDKRPVVVCQHGLEGVPMDTITQEGRGFKYYSAYAHELANRGFITYSPQNPYRGKDRFRVLQRKSNPVKRSLFSYILRQHERTLEFLAGLPNVDPQRIGFYGLSYGGKTAVRVPPLLPGYALSICSADYDEWILKNTSVSDRYSYMFTGEYEMFEWNMGHVANYAELSSLMAPRPFMVERGHYDGVAPDEWVAWEYAKVRRHYAELDIPEKTEIEYFKGPHSINGVGTFEFLHRHLDWPKDRK; from the coding sequence ATGGCGCTTCGCTTGTTTGCCGTTGTTTGTTCTTGGCTACTTGTCGTTGGAATCACGACGACGGCTGCTGCTCAGGTATTGCCTGGGACGGAACCGTTGACGATTGCCGAGCCGTTGGACGAAGTAATGGTCGATGGGATTGATCGATTTGCTTTGCGTGCACTGGCTGATTCTGTCGCAGGGAGAGCGGCCCATTGGAATCGTGATTACAGTAGTGAAGCGGCGTATCTTAAAAGTGTCGCTAAAAACCGGGCTGGGTTTCGCACGATCATCGGTGCTGTCGATGAGCGGCCGCGGCCGCTTGGGATTGAGTTGATCGCCAGTACGACCGATGCGGCGGTTGTTGCCGAAACCGATACGTATCAAATTCTCGCCGTCCGCTGGCCGGCTCTGCGGGGAGTTTATGGCGAAGGCCTGCTCCTGCAACCGAAATCGAAACCGCTGGCCCGCGTGATCGCGCTGCCCGATGCTGATTGGACGCCGGAAATGTTCATCGGTCTAGCCAAAGGGGTCGACGTTCCCGCACGTTCGCCGCTGCAATTGGTCGCCAGCGGTTGCCAGGTGTTGATTCCCACGCTGATCAGCCGCGCGGATACGTTTTCCGGTAATCCCAACATCCGCATGACGAATCAAACGCACCGCGAATGGATTTATCGACAGGCGTTCGAAATGGGACGGCATGTGATCGGATATGAAGTTCAAAAAGTCATGGCGGCCGTCGATCAATTTGAGCGGATGAATGAAATGGAAAACGTCGATTTGCCGATCGGGGTGTTGGGGGTCGGCGAAGGGGGTTTGCTGGCGCTGCATAGCGGCGCCGCCGATACGCGGATCGATGCGGTGTTGGTGAGCGGATATTTCGAAGCCCGCGAAGAGGTGTGGCAGGAACCGATCTACCGCAACGTCTGGAGCCAATTGAGTGAATTCGGCGATGCGGAGTTGGCCGGGTTGATCGCGCCGCGTTCACTGACGATCGAAGCAGCGGCCGTCCCTGAAGTGGCCGGGCCGCCAGAACCGACGGCAGGCCGCAGCGGGGGAGCGGCGCCGGGAGCGATTGAAATCTGTACGCTCGCGCATGTCCGTAAAGAGGTCGACCGCGCCGCTGTGCAATACGACAAGCTGAACGCGACCGACAAGTTTTTCTTCACCAGCAGCCGTGAAGGGGATGGACCCTCGGGGACCCCCGCGGCACTTGCCCCGTTTCTGAATGGCTTGTCGATTGAAAAACTCAACCCACCCGCCGCGCCGGCAACGGCGGATCGACGGCGATTGTTTGATCCGCAAACCCGCCAGCAGCAACAAGTCGCGCAGCTCGTGGAGTTCACACAGGAATTATCGCGCCGCAGTTCCAGCGTACGTGACAAGTTTTGGTCCCAGGCCGATCGCAGTTCGATCGAGAGTTGGGAAAAGACCGCCGAATTTTACCGGCAGTATGTCTGGGACGAGTTGATCGGAAAAATCCCGCCGCCCGACATGCCGCTTCATCCACGGACGCGACAGATTTTCGATACCCCGGGATACACCGGTTACGAAGTCGTGCTGGATGTCTATCCCGATGTGATCGCTGCCGGGATTTTGCTGCTGCCTAAAAATCTCAAGGAGGGAGACAAACGGCCCGTTGTGGTTTGCCAACATGGCCTCGAAGGGGTGCCGATGGACACGATCACCCAGGAGGGCCGCGGATTTAAATATTACAGCGCCTATGCCCATGAACTGGCCAACCGCGGTTTCATCACGTACTCGCCGCAGAATCCCTATCGCGGTAAGGACCGGTTTCGCGTATTGCAGCGCAAGTCGAATCCGGTGAAGCGCTCGCTGTTTAGTTACATCCTACGGCAACACGAACGGACACTGGAATTTCTGGCCGGATTGCCGAACGTCGACCCGCAGCGGATTGGGTTTTATGGACTTTCGTACGGCGGAAAAACAGCCGTCCGCGTGCCGCCGCTGCTGCCGGGATATGCATTGTCGATCTGTTCAGCGGACTACGACGAATGGATTTTGAAAAATACCAGTGTCTCGGACCGCTACAGCTACATGTTCACCGGCGAGTACGAGATGTTTGAATGGAACATGGGGCACGTCGCCAACTATGCCGAACTGTCCAGTCTGATGGCGCCGCGTCCGTTTATGGTTGAACGAGGCCATTACGACGGCGTCGCCCCGGACGAATGGGTCGCCTGGGAATACGCCAAGGTCCGCCGGCACTATGCGGAGTTGGATATTCCGGAGAAGACCGAAATCGAATACTTCAAAGGCCCGCATTCGATAAACGGCGTAGGGACGTTCGAGTTCCTGCACCGGCATTTGGATTGGCCCAAGGATCGCAAGTAA
- a CDS encoding alpha/beta hydrolase, with product MMFVITPPTKDRSRESPAAMPLELVRVTTNDEIYLDGALALPEAGVESSLPVDAFLLLHGTGSNFYAPGVLESFAEQAIQAGVPALRMNTRGHDAICSNPGPFGALRGGAAYESIADCRSDLHAGINELLRRGYRRIALVGHSMGGVKAIYTMAQATHPAVSHVVTLSAPRFQHAAYMAHPQAEKFRNDYEAARAFVDDGMPDRLMSITLPLPMLITARNFLEKYGPEDTYDIVKHLPQVGRPVLLLVGTESITRSPVFSNQPEEVGALSEEYPQIEFQTVKEANTNYTGLWDVPFARVRDWLSRE from the coding sequence ATGATGTTCGTCATCACCCCCCCCACCAAGGACAGATCGAGAGAAAGCCCCGCTGCAATGCCGTTGGAACTTGTCCGCGTAACCACAAACGACGAAATCTACCTCGACGGCGCCCTGGCGCTGCCCGAAGCTGGAGTCGAGTCTTCACTTCCTGTTGATGCGTTTCTGCTCTTGCACGGAACCGGGAGCAATTTTTATGCGCCGGGTGTGCTGGAATCATTCGCGGAGCAAGCGATTCAAGCCGGGGTGCCGGCTTTGCGGATGAATACGCGAGGGCATGATGCGATTTGTTCCAATCCCGGCCCCTTTGGGGCGCTGCGCGGTGGTGCTGCCTATGAATCGATTGCGGATTGCCGCAGTGATCTGCATGCGGGGATTAACGAACTGCTCCGGCGAGGTTACCGGCGGATTGCGCTGGTGGGGCACAGCATGGGGGGCGTGAAGGCGATTTATACGATGGCCCAAGCGACTCATCCGGCAGTGAGTCATGTGGTCACGCTCTCCGCGCCGCGGTTTCAGCATGCGGCGTATATGGCGCATCCGCAAGCGGAAAAATTCCGCAATGATTATGAAGCTGCCCGTGCATTTGTTGATGACGGCATGCCCGACCGGTTGATGTCGATCACGCTTCCGCTGCCCATGCTGATCACGGCACGTAATTTTCTGGAGAAATACGGGCCGGAGGATACCTACGACATCGTCAAGCATCTGCCGCAAGTCGGCCGTCCGGTCTTGCTGCTGGTGGGAACTGAGTCGATCACGCGCTCACCGGTCTTTAGCAATCAACCGGAAGAGGTCGGCGCGCTGTCGGAGGAATATCCGCAGATCGAATTCCAAACCGTTAAGGAAGCGAACACCAATTACACGGGGCTGTGGGACGTGCCCTTTGCTCGGGTGCGTGATTGGTTGTCGCGGGAATAA
- a CDS encoding STAS domain-containing protein: MRDKRIDVAVLTVNQDYMDASNAAAVKQDILRQLDGRTQAILDLSRVAFVDSAGLSGLLACLQQVAQTGGDLKLCGITDEVRVLFDLIKMQRLFEIFDSTEQAVLACEG, encoded by the coding sequence ATGCGGGATAAGAGAATCGACGTGGCCGTCTTGACTGTCAATCAAGATTACATGGATGCCAGCAACGCGGCTGCGGTGAAGCAGGACATTCTTCGGCAACTCGATGGACGGACGCAGGCGATTTTGGATCTGAGCCGTGTTGCATTTGTCGACAGTGCGGGATTGAGCGGACTACTCGCCTGCCTGCAACAAGTCGCTCAAACCGGTGGGGATTTGAAGTTGTGCGGCATCACCGACGAAGTTCGTGTGTTGTTCGACCTGATCAAGATGCAACGGCTGTTCGAGATTTTCGACAGCACCGAACAAGCCGTGCTGGCCTGCGAAGGGTAA
- a CDS encoding ATP-binding protein, with protein MTLRSTPSRRIANVYGAPEKPLVAHAKLAVSSDLSELARVRDFVRHVCRELDGHALDEPSTTAVQLAATEAASNIMRHAYRGETGRRIDVSGEVLDDRVRIAFAHDGDVFEPDEIAEVAEPDVDATTRGGLGMYIMQEFLDEVVHAEDAAQRSSTTLIKNRQR; from the coding sequence ATGACATTACGTTCCACACCCTCGCGACGGATCGCCAACGTCTATGGGGCACCGGAAAAGCCTCTTGTTGCTCATGCCAAGCTTGCCGTCTCCAGCGACTTGAGCGAATTGGCCCGCGTGCGGGACTTCGTACGGCACGTTTGCCGGGAGTTGGATGGTCACGCCTTGGATGAGCCCAGCACCACAGCGGTGCAATTGGCGGCAACCGAAGCGGCCAGCAACATCATGCGACATGCTTATCGCGGCGAAACCGGACGCAGGATCGATGTCAGCGGAGAGGTCCTGGACGACCGGGTTCGCATCGCGTTCGCGCACGATGGGGACGTCTTCGAGCCGGACGAGATCGCTGAGGTTGCCGAACCAGACGTCGACGCCACCACGCGGGGCGGCCTGGGGATGTACATCATGCAGGAGTTTCTCGACGAGGTTGTGCATGCCGAAGACGCTGCGCAACGTTCGTCTACCACGTTAATCAAAAATCGACAGCGCTGA
- a CDS encoding ABC1 kinase family protein → MQDIARRSASVLGDELSHNDVQHRRSSVPAHWRAILFEARPIRFLRNLGRSREIATVLLNHGFADVVERLRLMRYFQWWRRVVFRRRQPVEPPATRAQRLRRALEELGPTFIKFGQVGSTRPDLLPADVIAELTKLQERVPTFSPERAIKQFADDIGCPVDVAFDDFQRTPLASGSLGQVHLAKLKNGKPVAVKIRRPGVVDEIERDLSLLLELAALAEKYLPEFEVFDPTGLVNQFARTIRREVNFMREARTLDEFRRLFRNDATLFVPSVHWDYTTESVLTMDFVDGLPVSAHEKMLARGISPIDIAANGARIFMKQVFELGLFHGDPHPGNIRVMPDGVICLLDYGMTGRLDDDKREQLLDLMVAVARQDVGGVVKMVLNIGVPFREIDHQLLQSDVRDFVETYYGVDLERINIGNMLTDFVNVLAIHGIRFPADMMLLIRALVTLEGVGRDLDSHFNMAEHLAPYVQRLVRERYNPRNMIARFFDETQAMGSVLYDLPVNLGRTLEKISHDDLRVKIEFQDIDQLTTEVDRSSNRVVIGMVLAALIVASSLIIRTGSDHFWISVPVYLLSSFLGLWLIYGIFRSGSL, encoded by the coding sequence GTGCAAGACATCGCACGACGGTCGGCATCCGTATTGGGGGACGAACTGTCGCACAACGATGTGCAGCATCGACGATCTTCCGTCCCGGCTCACTGGAGGGCCATTTTGTTCGAAGCCCGTCCCATCCGATTCCTGCGTAATCTGGGGCGCAGCCGTGAAATCGCAACCGTGCTCTTAAACCACGGTTTTGCCGATGTCGTGGAACGACTACGGTTGATGCGGTACTTCCAATGGTGGCGGCGGGTTGTCTTTCGTCGCCGGCAACCGGTCGAACCCCCTGCCACACGCGCGCAGCGCCTTCGCCGTGCGCTTGAGGAGTTGGGACCGACATTCATCAAGTTCGGACAAGTCGGCAGTACCCGGCCCGACTTGCTCCCGGCTGATGTGATTGCTGAATTAACGAAACTTCAGGAACGCGTCCCCACGTTTTCACCGGAAAGGGCCATTAAGCAGTTCGCCGACGATATCGGCTGCCCGGTCGACGTGGCCTTCGATGATTTTCAACGGACGCCGCTCGCATCTGGGTCTCTCGGACAAGTCCATCTCGCCAAATTGAAAAACGGCAAACCGGTCGCGGTCAAGATTCGCCGACCGGGAGTAGTCGACGAAATCGAACGTGACCTGTCCTTGTTGCTGGAATTGGCGGCGCTAGCGGAAAAATACCTGCCGGAATTCGAAGTGTTCGACCCGACCGGTTTGGTGAACCAATTTGCCCGCACCATTCGCCGTGAAGTCAATTTCATGCGCGAGGCGCGGACGTTGGATGAATTTCGCCGTTTGTTTCGCAACGATGCTACGTTGTTCGTGCCGAGCGTGCATTGGGACTACACCACCGAGAGCGTACTCACAATGGACTTCGTCGATGGCCTGCCGGTCAGCGCGCATGAGAAAATGCTGGCGCGGGGAATCTCACCCATCGACATCGCAGCCAACGGCGCGCGGATCTTCATGAAACAGGTCTTTGAACTGGGCCTGTTTCACGGCGATCCGCATCCGGGAAACATTCGTGTCATGCCCGACGGCGTGATTTGCTTGTTGGATTACGGCATGACCGGGCGGCTGGACGACGACAAACGGGAACAACTGTTGGATCTGATGGTGGCCGTTGCCCGGCAAGATGTCGGAGGAGTGGTCAAAATGGTTCTCAATATCGGCGTGCCCTTCCGCGAGATCGACCATCAACTACTGCAAAGCGATGTTCGCGATTTTGTTGAGACCTATTACGGGGTCGATTTGGAACGCATCAATATTGGCAACATGCTCACCGATTTTGTCAACGTGCTGGCGATTCACGGAATTCGCTTTCCGGCGGACATGATGTTATTGATTCGCGCGCTGGTCACCTTAGAAGGAGTCGGCCGCGATTTGGATTCCCACTTCAACATGGCCGAACATCTGGCCCCGTATGTGCAACGACTTGTCCGCGAACGGTATAACCCGCGGAACATGATTGCCCGCTTTTTCGATGAAACACAAGCGATGGGCAGCGTGCTGTATGACTTGCCCGTTAATCTCGGCCGGACGCTAGAAAAAATCAGCCATGATGATCTGCGTGTTAAAATCGAATTCCAAGACATTGACCAGCTGACCACCGAGGTCGATCGCAGCAGCAACCGCGTTGTCATTGGCATGGTGCTAGCTGCGTTGATCGTGGCCTCATCGCTCATCATCCGCACCGGGTCGGACCACTTTTGGATCAGCGTGCCGGTCTACTTGCTCTCCAGCTTCTTGGGGCTGTGGCTCATCTACGGCATCTTCCGCAGCGGCTCGCTTTAG
- a CDS encoding AAA family ATPase has translation MTDSSDKLTPAQFLSQLKRDTSSADDSVAAEDEGTPNFDDLDFSDLEQTNATEQDESDNDEGQDSAEHNEGEESPRDHQQLNELFERVHTLLGSEHHQEGDIWSPPEPETIEDTGLGFEEIERLVLKYLMARGAAAGRAVATHICVPFQIIDPLLKSLKADKLVIFKNSATMGDYEYTLTDLGRERARRYSEECTYFGSAMVPLQDYLIAMEVQSIAKQEATEENLKEAFSDLIIEQAMLDQLGPAINSGRGMFLFGYPGNGKTSIAERVTGCFGSTIWIPRTLGIDGDIIRLYDPAIHEKVDDDNKSEGILSMSSYDRRWVQIVRPTVVVGGELTMEELEVRQNPANKLCEAPLQLKSNCGTLVIDDFGRQRMSTDELLNRWIVPLEKRYDFLNLPSGKKIQVPFDQLIIFSTNLEPKDLVDEAFLRRIPYKIEATNPSPDMFHQLFELMAPMQGFQYDKGVVDYLIQTHYVETEREMRACHPRDLLLQIRNFCTYKGLPKKMTAEAIDIACSNYFTVM, from the coding sequence ATGACCGACAGCTCCGACAAATTGACTCCTGCCCAGTTCCTCTCGCAACTGAAACGGGACACCTCGTCCGCAGACGATTCCGTCGCAGCGGAGGATGAGGGCACTCCGAATTTTGACGACCTCGATTTTTCCGACCTGGAGCAAACCAACGCGACAGAGCAGGACGAATCCGACAACGACGAGGGACAAGATTCAGCGGAACACAACGAGGGCGAGGAATCGCCCCGCGACCACCAACAACTCAACGAACTGTTCGAGCGGGTGCATACCCTGTTGGGTTCGGAACATCATCAGGAAGGCGACATCTGGTCGCCACCCGAACCGGAAACCATCGAGGATACGGGACTGGGTTTCGAAGAGATCGAACGACTGGTCCTAAAATACCTGATGGCCCGCGGCGCCGCCGCCGGACGCGCGGTTGCCACGCACATCTGCGTTCCGTTTCAGATCATCGATCCGCTCTTGAAAAGCCTCAAGGCCGACAAGCTTGTGATTTTCAAGAACTCGGCCACGATGGGGGACTACGAATATACGCTCACCGACCTCGGACGCGAACGTGCTCGACGGTATAGCGAAGAATGCACTTATTTCGGCTCCGCGATGGTGCCGTTGCAGGACTACCTGATTGCGATGGAAGTCCAAAGCATCGCCAAGCAGGAGGCGACTGAAGAAAACCTCAAAGAAGCATTTTCGGATCTGATCATCGAACAAGCGATGCTCGACCAACTCGGCCCGGCGATCAACTCGGGACGCGGGATGTTTCTGTTTGGATATCCTGGTAACGGAAAGACTAGTATCGCCGAACGTGTCACCGGCTGTTTTGGCTCCACGATTTGGATTCCCCGGACGCTGGGAATCGATGGCGACATCATTCGATTGTACGACCCGGCCATCCACGAAAAAGTCGACGACGATAACAAGTCGGAGGGAATTCTCTCCATGAGTTCCTACGATCGCCGCTGGGTGCAAATCGTGCGTCCCACGGTCGTCGTCGGTGGTGAATTGACGATGGAAGAATTGGAAGTTCGGCAGAATCCCGCCAACAAATTGTGCGAAGCCCCGCTTCAATTAAAAAGTAACTGCGGCACGCTGGTCATCGATGACTTCGGTCGGCAACGGATGTCGACCGATGAGTTACTCAACCGCTGGATCGTTCCGTTGGAAAAACGCTACGACTTTTTGAATCTCCCCTCAGGCAAAAAGATCCAAGTCCCCTTTGATCAATTGATTATTTTCTCCACAAACTTGGAGCCAAAGGACCTAGTGGACGAAGCGTTTCTGCGGCGGATTCCCTACAAAATCGAAGCCACAAACCCCAGCCCGGACATGTTCCATCAACTGTTTGAATTGATGGCGCCGATGCAGGGCTTCCAATACGACAAAGGGGTCGTGGATTACTTGATTCAAACGCATTACGTCGAAACCGAACGCGAAATGCGGGCTTGCCATCCTCGCGACTTGTTGCTGCAGATCCGCAACTTTTGTACTTATAAAGGGTTGCCGAAGAAAATGACCGCCGAAGCGATCGACATTGCGTGTTCTAACTATTTCACCGTGATGTAG
- a CDS encoding alpha/beta hydrolase: MPRARLETLLRRGFLGLLTAMLFFPVTGCASLLSEIMVSAPNRFNPFGSKNMLSPPERKLLGVDQQFRVEVGPPDAKLAVSVIEPENFAEPRGTILVLHGIWNRSIWMLGTAQMFADEGYRAVLVDLRGHGASTGKWLTYGPRESRDISQVIDALEDRELVVGRLGVYGISYGATTSIHVAGGDPRISAVVAVAPFSKMRDEVPDYSRTVLPGIEDWVSDDTFEEAVDAAGEQGGFDPDLSDALAAIRKTEAPVLIMHGQDDWLVPPYHSMRLYEAGRDHAELVLMPRLGHISIWFDAEGEVAAKAKNWFERHLASGAKSAAP, translated from the coding sequence ATGCCGCGCGCTCGTCTTGAAACTCTATTGCGGCGCGGATTCTTAGGACTCCTCACAGCGATGCTGTTTTTCCCGGTCACCGGATGCGCGTCGTTGCTTTCTGAGATCATGGTCAGCGCCCCGAATCGGTTCAATCCGTTTGGCTCGAAAAACATGCTTTCGCCTCCCGAACGGAAACTGTTAGGAGTTGATCAACAGTTTCGCGTCGAGGTCGGGCCGCCGGATGCCAAGCTTGCCGTTTCAGTGATTGAGCCAGAGAACTTTGCCGAACCGCGCGGGACGATTCTTGTGCTGCATGGTATTTGGAACCGCAGCATTTGGATGCTGGGCACGGCGCAGATGTTCGCCGACGAAGGTTACCGCGCGGTGCTCGTTGATTTGCGTGGGCACGGGGCGTCGACCGGAAAATGGTTGACGTACGGACCGCGTGAATCGCGCGACATCTCGCAAGTGATCGATGCTCTAGAAGATCGCGAATTAGTTGTTGGCCGGTTGGGCGTGTACGGAATTTCTTATGGGGCGACGACGTCGATCCATGTGGCCGGCGGCGACCCGCGGATTTCTGCCGTGGTGGCCGTTGCGCCGTTTAGCAAAATGCGAGACGAGGTGCCCGACTATTCACGGACCGTCCTGCCGGGCATCGAGGACTGGGTCTCGGACGATACGTTCGAAGAAGCCGTCGATGCCGCCGGCGAACAGGGGGGATTCGACCCCGATCTATCCGACGCCCTTGCGGCGATCCGCAAGACCGAGGCCCCAGTGCTGATCATGCATGGGCAGGACGATTGGTTGGTTCCGCCGTATCACTCGATGCGGCTTTATGAAGCGGGGCGGGATCACGCCGAATTGGTGCTGATGCCCCGCTTGGGACACATCTCCATCTGGTTTGATGCCGAGGGCGAAGTGGCCGCCAAGGCGAAGAATTGGTTCGAGCGGCATCTGGCAAGTGGGGCAAAGTCCGCAGCGCCGTAA